A stretch of the Planktothricoides raciborskii GIHE-MW2 genome encodes the following:
- a CDS encoding transposase gives MLKQWFGVSRFVYNETIKYLQQPDTKANWMAIKTGILNGLPEWAKPVPYQIKSIAIKDACLAVKAAKQGFKADGKIRQCKFRSRKDVKQSIYIPKSAIKDCGIYHSILGKGKFKESLPENFSDGRLTLTYGEYYLTISTELQQLNSENQGRVVALAPGVRTFMTFFSETSFGWLGKDSNLHIQKLCFKLDKLVSRLSKAKCKQKRNLKKAASRLGCKIKNLVKELHYKTARFLVENFDVIFLPTFETSQMVSKSRRKRNKSVRLMLTLSHYEFKQFLKWKAWENHKIVIDCNEAYTSKTVSWTGEIINNLGGAKTIKSNSTQLKMDRDLNGARGIFLRALVDTPWLREYLNLCVC, from the coding sequence TTGCTTAAACAATGGTTCGGAGTTAGTAGATTTGTCTACAACGAAACCATTAAATATTTGCAGCAGCCCGATACAAAAGCTAACTGGATGGCGATTAAAACAGGAATCTTGAATGGATTACCTGAATGGGCTAAACCTGTTCCTTATCAAATTAAATCAATCGCCATCAAAGATGCTTGTTTAGCCGTTAAAGCCGCTAAACAAGGGTTTAAGGCAGATGGCAAGATTCGTCAATGCAAATTTCGGAGTCGTAAAGACGTAAAGCAATCAATCTATATACCTAAATCAGCGATTAAAGATTGTGGGATTTACCACAGTATATTGGGAAAGGGTAAATTCAAAGAGTCACTACCCGAGAATTTTAGCGATGGTCGATTAACACTAACTTACGGTGAGTATTACTTGACTATCTCGACAGAATTGCAACAACTAAATTCCGAGAATCAAGGGAGAGTTGTTGCCTTAGCTCCTGGTGTCCGCACGTTTATGACATTTTTTTCGGAAACATCTTTTGGTTGGCTAGGCAAAGATTCTAACTTACACATTCAGAAATTGTGTTTCAAATTAGACAAATTAGTGTCTCGACTATCAAAAGCCAAGTGTAAACAGAAAAGAAATCTCAAAAAAGCCGCGAGTAGACTTGGTTGTAAAATCAAGAACTTAGTCAAGGAATTGCATTATAAGACAGCTAGATTTTTAGTAGAAAACTTTGATGTGATTTTCCTCCCAACATTTGAAACATCACAGATGGTTTCTAAGTCAAGACGTAAAAGAAACAAATCTGTCAGGCTTATGCTAACTCTAAGTCATTATGAGTTTAAGCAATTTCTGAAATGGAAGGCTTGGGAAAACCACAAAATTGTGATTGATTGCAACGAAGCCTACACTTCTAAAACGGTGTCATGGACTGGTGAAATTATCAATAATTTGGGTGGAGCAAAAACGATTAAATCGAATTCCACCCAATTAAAGATGGACAGGGATTTAAATGGTGCGCGAGGGATCTTCCTACGTGCATTGGTTGATACGCCTTGGTTGAGAGAGTATCTCAACTTATGTGTTTGTTAG